A segment of the Marinobacter arenosus genome:
GCGCACGTCCTCGCCCTTCACCATGAAGATCACGTTCTCGGCGATGTTGCAGGCGTGATCACCGACCCGCTCCAGGGCCCGCAGAACCCACATCACCGACATGCAGCGTGAGATGTTCCGGGTATCTTCCATCATGAAGGTAAGCAGGGTCCGGGCGGCCGCCTGGTATTCTTCGTCCACCCGCTTGTCTTCCTTCATGATCCGCAACGCCTGTTCGGAGTCCAGCCGGGCAAAGGCGTCGAGGGCATCGTGCAGCATGCTCAGCACGTGCGTGCCAATGTGGCGTACTTCCACGTAACCTCGTGGCGCCTGCCCCTCTTCCGCCAGCTTGATGGCCAGTTTGGCGATTTTCTTGGCTTCATCCCCGACCCGCTCCAGGTCCGCGACCATCTTGATCACGGAAATCACCAGGCGCAGGTCCCGGGCCGTGGGCTGACGACGGGCAATGATGAGGGTTGCTTCCTCGTCAATGTCGATCTCCATCTGGTCGACGCGCTTGTCCTTGGCCCGAATTTCCTCGGCGAGGTGGCCATCCCCGTCCATCAGCGCCTGAACGGCGTTCTCGACCTGGGACTCGACCATCCCGCCCATTTTCAGGAACTCAGTCTTAAGATCCATCAGTTCATCATTGAACTTGTGGGAAATATGATCCCCGTAAACATCGTCCTTCTTTGTAGGCATACTCTGCTTCTCCAATGTTCCCGGCGACGGAATCAGCCGAAACGACCTGTGATGTAGGATTCGGTCAGTTCGTGTTCCGGCGAGGTAAATACTTTGTTGGTTTCGTTGACTTCCACCAGATGGCCCAGGTGGAAGTAGGCCGTGCGGTGGGATACCCGAGCCGCCTGCTGCATCGAGTGGGTCACGATCACGATGGTGTAGCTCTCGGACAGCTCGGCAATCAGCTCTTCCACCTTGGCGGTGGCGATCGGGTCCAGCGCTGAACAGGGCTCGTCCATCAGCACCACTTCCGGGCTCACGGCAATGGCGCGGGCGATGCACAGGCGCTGCTGCTGGCCACCGGACATGCCGGTGGCGGTGGCGTCCAGGCGATCTTTCACCTCGTCCCAAAGGCCGGCCTTGCGAAGGCTGTTCTCGACGATCTCATCCAGATCGGACTTGCGATTGGCGAGCCCGTGGATGCGCGGGCCGTAGGCCACGTTGTCGTAGATCGATTTCGGGAACGGGTTGGGCTTCTGGAACACCATGCCCACCCGGGCACGGAGCTCCACCACATCGCGCTTGGAATCGTAGATGTCCTGGTCGTCCAGCTGCAGCGAACCCTTGACCCGGCAAATGTCGATGCTGTCGTTCATCCGGTTCAGGCAGCGCAGAAACGTGGACTTGCCGCAGCCGGAGGGACCGATGAAGGCAATCACCTCGTTTCGGGCGATGTCCAGACTGATCTTCTTGATCGCCCGGCTCTCGCCGTAGAACACCTCGACGTCACGAAGCTTGAACTTGGCGTCGTCGGAATACGGTTTGCCGACGGTCTTGCCTTCCTCGATAACGGTATCGGTCGGTTTACTCTCCGGAACCGGTACGTTCGCCTCATCCTGCGGGGACGCTTCACTGGCAATGCTTGAATTCATGGTATTCATCTTGATTCTCCTTACCACCGGCGCTCGAGGCGTTTACGCATCCAGATGGCCAATGCATTCATACTGATCAGGAAGGCCAGCAGCACCATAATGGCGGCTGACGCACGTTCGATAAAGGCCAGTTCGGGGCTACCCGCCCACAGGAAAACCTGAACCGGCAGCACGGTCGCGGAATCAAAGAATCCGTCGGGTACATCAACAATGAACGCCACCATGCCGATAAGCAGCAGCGGCGCGGTTTCGCCGAGTGCCTGGGCCATGCCGATGATCGAGCCGGTCAGCATGCCCGGCATGGCCAGCGGCAGCACATGGTGCAGAACCACCTGCATCTTGGACGCGCCAATGCCCTCGGCCGCCTCCCGGATGGAGGGTGGCACGCTCTTGATGGCAGCCCGGCTGGAAATGATGATGGTCGGCAGCGTCATCAGGGTCA
Coding sequences within it:
- the pstB gene encoding phosphate ABC transporter ATP-binding protein PstB, with the translated sequence MNTMNSSIASEASPQDEANVPVPESKPTDTVIEEGKTVGKPYSDDAKFKLRDVEVFYGESRAIKKISLDIARNEVIAFIGPSGCGKSTFLRCLNRMNDSIDICRVKGSLQLDDQDIYDSKRDVVELRARVGMVFQKPNPFPKSIYDNVAYGPRIHGLANRKSDLDEIVENSLRKAGLWDEVKDRLDATATGMSGGQQQRLCIARAIAVSPEVVLMDEPCSALDPIATAKVEELIAELSESYTIVIVTHSMQQAARVSHRTAYFHLGHLVEVNETNKVFTSPEHELTESYITGRFG
- the phoU gene encoding phosphate signaling complex protein PhoU, yielding MPTKKDDVYGDHISHKFNDELMDLKTEFLKMGGMVESQVENAVQALMDGDGHLAEEIRAKDKRVDQMEIDIDEEATLIIARRQPTARDLRLVISVIKMVADLERVGDEAKKIAKLAIKLAEEGQAPRGYVEVRHIGTHVLSMLHDALDAFARLDSEQALRIMKEDKRVDEEYQAAARTLLTFMMEDTRNISRCMSVMWVLRALERVGDHACNIAENVIFMVKGEDVRHTPVEEAERVVGR